The genomic segment gacagtcgtcgaatctgggacgttacaattggtatcagagccgacctctcttagtacgttgtggttcggggacgaaccaagcgaaagctggtgggcatgtgaggcccggggccgaagagggcggggggtgaccgccggtgccatgaggttgcacggacaatgagcggctcctggtaggtttctaggtggagggaacatgaatgaaccgatcccacatcggaatgagagggattccgagactgttcaatgtaatggactgtatacttgaagagggcttaaaagatttgatttgtactactcatatcacgaaggcgcatctttttttcggtagctcatcacataagaactccaaagttaagcgtgcttgacttggggcaattttgggatggatgacctcctgggaagtttctcagggtgcgtgtgagtgaggatataagcacgctgaaaagactagtcttggtacagtgaggacagtcgtcgaatctgggacgttacatcattcacccccctctaaactctttcccgatcccaacaagtggtatcagagcggagTTTTCTCAAACACTGACATCTTTATGActtctttcaataaaattccaatgttctctaaagaagattatgaCGATTGGAAAATTCTCATGCAGACACATTTAGCAGCCCAAGATGACgatatgtggtatgtcatcactgacggGCCAATGAGAATTCTGAAGGTGAATACAGCTGCAACAATAATTGAAGGTGCTCCTCAGATGGTTGAAAAACACATATCTGAATGGACAGCTGTGGATAAAAAGAAGCCAAATTTGGATAACGTTGGGAAAGATATTATCTATAAAACTCTGGACAAGAATATGTTCGCCAAGATCAAGACCTGTACTACTGCAaaggaaatttgggaaaaacttACTCAACTATGCGAAGGCAATGATCAGACTAAGGAAAACAAGTTGACTGTGGCTATCCAGAAGTTTGACAACGCAAAGATGAAGCCAGGAGAAACTCTTGCAGAATTTGACGAACGGTTCAGCAGTATCATCATCGAACTCACCTCACTTGGGAAAGAATATTCCAACAGAGAAATTGCTTTAAAAGTTATGCGAGCtcttcccagagaatgggatgtaaaGACTATAGCAATGTGAGAATCAAAAGATCtgaacaaactggaacttcatgATCTCTTCGTCGACCTTAAGGCATATGAGTTCGAGCTAGGAATACGAACTGAAGAGGATCCATCCACATCGCAACAAACAAAGTCACTACCAGCTACCATAGTAACTCTTCCGGTCGAAGAGTCCTTAAGTAAAAAATCGGCCGAGCAAttaagcaatgaagccatgtctttatttgttaaaaagttaagtaaattcatgcgtaagaatcaatcacagatgaataaacctcacttcaacaaggaccataatgatgatggtcaagcttgttttaactgtggaaagaaagGACACTTTATTGCAGAATGTAACAGGCCaataaaagatgaaaagaaatcaGGTGACAGAAGACGAGTTAAAGACAACAAAAGATTCATCAAAAAGAAAAGTCAGCGAGTCCTAGTTGCAGAAGAAGACAAAGGCAAATAGGCTGAATCAGAATCTgaaaaattcatttctgaagaatcttcaagtgaaagcgaagatgagaaagtagagtgtctcatggccaaagaagatcaagaatctactgatgaaatggtatttgactttaactcTGATGAATTCACACGAGTAGATCTTGTCACCGCACTTCACGACATGGTAGATGAGTTTAAGAGGCTATCACAGCAGTTCAATGAAGCCAAAACAGAAAAACAAAACTTGGAAAACAAGTTAACTCTCTCTAGCTGTTCGCAGCAAAAAGAGGTTAACGGTTTGAAGGTAAAGTTTAGTCTGCTAACAGCTGAGAATGATGATCTGCGAAGATTGTTCCATGctactttgaaagaaaacaaacggtTGATAAATATAGTCAacacttggaacaagtcctctgaTTCTCTGAATAGAATGCAGGAAATGCAGATGCCAACTGGAGACAGAACCGAGCTAGGTTATAGCATTAATGAATGCAACACCTCAGGAGCACAAACTCAACCGCTACTAGAAAAAGgcaatttaaaaccaattaaatttgtcagatctagtacggtatatgaacatgatGAACCTGAAGATCAAGGCACTCAgaatgtaaatattgaaaataacaGAAGCCGATGTGGTTTAGGATACATCGAAATTGAGAATGCTAAAACCAACCGATCATGGCTCAGACGCAGGCCTAATACAAACGTTCACAACGGTTCAGGATGGGCCAGCAGAAAGTCAGGGTCAACCGGAAATCATTTAAAAACTAGACCGAACCATTACCACAATAGccgacctgttcaaaagagatacCGGTTGAGTGGCAATGGTCTAAACAACATAATGGAAAGAAAAAGACACTGCATACACCACCTGATTATGCACACAACAGCTCTTTCCTTAGGACACATCACGAAAAATCCTTCAGGATAATTCAAGTGTGGATCCTTAAGAGTCTAATAAGCTCAGGACCCAAATAAGAAAGGATAccaatttctctttttttttaataatgttAGGTGTCAAAGAAAAAGAACTTGGAGGAATCAATCTGGTTCTTGGATAGTGACTGCtctagacacatgactggaagcAAGGATCTCCTATCAGAAGTAATCAAATACAAAGGTCCAACAATCACTTTCGGTGACAATTCTAAAGGTAAAGCTGttggtaagggtaagattatccacgacaaaattattattagagatgtacttcttgtagaaaatctatgttataacctgataagcataagtcaactatGTGACAGTGGTTACACCGTAGAATTTCAAAAACTCATATGTACTGTCAAAATCGCGGCAGGTAATATCATGTTAACTGGTCATAGAGAGCAAAATACATACAAAGTTAAATGGAATGATGAATGTCTTAGCGCA from the Primulina tabacum isolate GXHZ01 chromosome 8, ASM2559414v2, whole genome shotgun sequence genome contains:
- the LOC142554780 gene encoding uncharacterized protein LOC142554780, yielding MFSKEDYDDWKILMQTHLAAQDDDMWYVITDGPMRILKVNTAATIIEGAPQMVEKHISEWTAVDKKKPNLDNVGKDIIYKTLDKNMFAKIKTCTTAKEIWEKLTQLCEGNDQTKENKLTVAIQKFDNAKMKPGETLAEFDERFSSIIIELTSLGKEYSNREIALKVMRALPREWDVKTIAM